The genomic stretch AACCAGGGAGAGAAGGATGATAAGATTATTGCAGTATGTGCTGATGATCCAGAGTATCGGCACTACACAGATATCAATCAGCTTCCCCCCCATCGTCTTGCTGAAATCCGTCGATTTTTTGAGGACTGTATGCTCGCTACCAACATATTATTTTGCATAAAATTGTTTTAGGATCTGTCAGCTATACTGCATGGCTTTTTATGGTAAACATGATGTTTTTGTTGGTATGTTGTTTAGACAAGAAGAATGAGAACAAGGAGGTTGCAGTGAATGAGTTTCTGCCTGCTGCTACAGCTGTTGATGCCATGCAATACTCCATGTAAGTGCCCATTTGACGCCTGGATTTAGCAGTAGGATGGAAGTGCATATTTTGAACATGATAAATGGGCCTTAATGACGATGCATTTCTCAAGAGGGACTTTATGAGCTGCTTTTGGTGCAGGGACCTCTATGCTGAGTACATACTGCAAACATTGAGGAAGTAGATGAAATAGCATGGCGTTCTTCACTACTTCTCCGTACTGCTAATGCCTGAAGCAAAAGGCATGGTATCCTCAATTTGAGAGGATATAGGATATTTGATTTTCAACTATGTAGACATTTGATTTGTTTCAATGTTAGACGAACTGAACATAATATTCGGGttggtttattttgtttgaacTCTGAATGTTATTTTGAAGTTTAAAGTTTGCGATTGTTAAACGAGGAGCTGAGTTTTACACCGTTTACATGCCGACTTTGGTACTCGAATTGAGTTTCATATTCAAGTGAGAGAGTGGTGCtttattttgaaattgataCGAGGCAAGGAGCTTCGGACGAAATGTCCAATAGAGCGGCATGAAATAGTTCTCTACTATGCTTAAGTAGCCCTTTTGCAGTGTTCTTGATGGAGGAGACTAAAACGTCCCGAATGGGATTGCCTCTCCGTGAAAACTATGTACTAACTGTTACTTCCACATAATGTTTATATAAAACGTCTAACAGCAGGATGATAAAAACATAATTTTGGCACTGAGACCCCAATCTGTCGACAGCGAGCGTTGCCATATAACGATCGACATGTCCACTTGGCTATAAAGTGCAATTTACCAACAAGAAGCAAAAAAGTTTGACGTATTCTGGAATGAACCAGGTGGGATTACAGACCCCATCAGAATATCAAATTTCTATGTTATCAATGATAATCAGAAATAGAAAACGACAACCTCCTAACTGCCCACCAACAACTTCCAGaagaaagttttaaaaattgtCAGATCACAAACTTCAGCTTGATGTTCGAAAAAGAGCTCTGCTGATGATACCGGTGGCTTCAATGTAGCGATCCACACACCTTGAGACACAACTACTCTCACTACCACTCAGGCTGCTCCCAGGTTTGGTGATACACTTCTCAAAGCACTTTCCCCTCAAAGTCTAGATCATGGTTGCAAAAACAAAGCAAAGCTTTCACAATGATGAATCGACAAAACCATTTACATGATCAATAGGTTAATGTTTAGCAGAAATGGAATGCTCAACCTCAATTTCATACATTGAAAAACCAGCttaataaaaggaaaattgaaagccgccaaaaaaaaagggcagCCGAGTTTGCATGTAGTCAATTATTCATCCAGGCAACAAAATATATTCTGTAGTCAAGTGAATATTTACCGGAACAAATATAGACTAGGTGATGATGTAACATGCACGGATTAAAAGTTTCCTAAGATTATCACATCAAAGAAAGTCAAACCGATCACACATGCCCAAGGCATCCAATTTCTTGTAGTTAAAAAAGTACAAGTACTCTAGAATAGTATTCTTCTTCAAAATCTCTAGAAGACACAATgtcaag from Coffea eugenioides isolate CCC68of chromosome 8, Ceug_1.0, whole genome shotgun sequence encodes the following:
- the LOC113779712 gene encoding mitochondrial import inner membrane translocase subunit Tim13, yielding MDPYSSSSSSSSGASPQVSTEDIMDQVKLQLAQAYAEEFLETLRGKCFEKCITKPGSSLSGSESSCVSRCVDRYIEATGIISRALFRTSS